One genomic region from Haloterrigena gelatinilytica encodes:
- a CDS encoding metal-dependent hydrolase: protein MMALTHGFVALAAAVFLLPAVGEYAGPAVLAAAFLGGLAPDADLVARHRKTLHFPVWFSVATLALSALAVLTGSAALLVLTVAVGAAALHSLSDVLGGSAEREPWNPTTENGVYNHVLGRWHRPRRYVRYSGAPEDFLVCLAFAAVAIDSGLTAPAADRVLLGLVAFAGGYALCRKRLATIGAVAGGLVPTRLRAILPAVRVEESETDGTTVDIRFGR from the coding sequence ATGATGGCGCTCACCCACGGGTTCGTGGCCCTCGCGGCCGCCGTGTTCCTCCTGCCGGCCGTCGGCGAGTACGCCGGACCGGCCGTGCTCGCGGCCGCGTTCCTCGGCGGCCTCGCGCCCGACGCCGATCTGGTGGCGCGCCACCGGAAGACGCTGCACTTCCCGGTCTGGTTCTCGGTCGCGACGCTCGCGCTCTCGGCGCTCGCCGTCCTGACGGGGTCGGCTGCGCTCCTGGTGCTGACGGTCGCCGTCGGGGCCGCCGCCCTCCACTCGCTCTCGGACGTCCTCGGCGGCAGCGCCGAGCGCGAGCCGTGGAATCCCACGACCGAGAACGGCGTCTACAACCACGTCCTCGGGCGCTGGCACCGGCCCCGCCGGTACGTTCGCTACTCGGGCGCGCCGGAGGACTTCCTCGTCTGCTTGGCGTTCGCGGCCGTCGCGATCGACTCCGGGCTGACCGCGCCGGCCGCCGACCGCGTCCTGCTCGGACTGGTCGCGTTCGCGGGCGGCTACGCGCTGTGTCGGAAGCGACTCGCGACGATCGGCGCGGTCGCCGGCGGGCTCGTCCCGACGCGACTGCGCGCGATCCTCCCCGCGGTGCGCGTCGAGGAGTCGGAAACCGACGGGACGACGGTGGATATTCGGTTCGGTCGCTGA
- a CDS encoding CehA/McbA family metallohydrolase, with protein sequence MTSRAEYAAVDPGPQTLRIDPHVHTAASYDGTTTPTELVDAARRAGLDGIAVTDHDTIEGAREVARLAPDDLLVVVGCEVSTADGHLLALGVDAAPEPGRPLPQTARAVRDAGGVAIVAHPFQRSRHGAREAAIEDVDGIEVYNAHAVTNVRNRQADRFATRRDYPRFGASDAHRPGNVGRAATDVRLPADAAPSTADAPPTETVLEAMRAGRTEPVGDRTTTWQYLTKVVGNARRKTTSLSLF encoded by the coding sequence ATGACGAGTCGGGCCGAGTACGCCGCGGTCGATCCGGGGCCGCAAACGCTTCGAATCGATCCCCACGTACACACCGCGGCGTCCTACGACGGGACGACGACGCCGACGGAACTGGTCGACGCGGCCCGCCGCGCCGGCCTCGACGGCATCGCGGTCACCGACCACGACACGATCGAGGGCGCCCGCGAAGTCGCGCGGCTGGCGCCCGACGACCTCCTCGTCGTCGTCGGCTGCGAGGTCTCGACCGCCGACGGCCACCTGCTCGCGCTCGGCGTCGACGCCGCGCCGGAACCCGGCCGCCCACTCCCCCAAACGGCTCGAGCGGTGCGAGACGCCGGCGGCGTCGCGATCGTCGCCCACCCGTTCCAGCGCTCGCGCCACGGGGCCCGCGAGGCCGCGATCGAGGACGTCGACGGCATCGAGGTCTACAACGCCCACGCCGTCACGAACGTCCGCAACCGGCAGGCAGACCGGTTCGCGACCCGCCGCGACTACCCCCGATTCGGCGCCAGCGACGCCCACCGGCCCGGGAACGTCGGCCGCGCCGCCACCGACGTTCGACTCCCCGCTGACGCCGCCCCTTCCACCGCCGACGCGCCCCCGACGGAGACGGTCCTCGAGGCGATGCGCGCCGGCCGAACCGAGCCCGTCGGCGACCGGACGACGACCTGGCAGTACCTGACCAAGGTCGTCGGCAACGCCCGACGGAAGACCACGTCACTCTCGCTGTTCTGA
- a CDS encoding CDP-alcohol phosphatidyltransferase family protein: MTNELREAIRGVRNRLDLADRRVGTAADRTNVLEQLTGADYISLGALFVGWASALLFVGGEPNWALLAMFGAFLLDKADGWYARRTGTSSPFGRQVDSFIDIFAYLVPAVLLYHFVLAPHVLASLVVGFLVLAFGGLRLVRHNEEGFGSDGGASYYHGTTVVHTNLLVVANYFVAALVSPWNGWIAGLLVAAACPLMVSDYKAYKTDGTHVLAGLAAVAAVGLALGLEFGYL; the protein is encoded by the coding sequence ATGACCAACGAACTGCGAGAGGCGATACGGGGCGTCAGGAACCGACTGGATCTCGCCGATCGACGGGTCGGGACGGCGGCGGACCGAACGAACGTGCTCGAACAGTTGACGGGCGCCGACTACATCAGTCTCGGGGCGCTGTTCGTCGGCTGGGCCAGCGCCCTGCTGTTCGTCGGTGGCGAACCCAACTGGGCGCTGCTGGCCATGTTCGGTGCGTTCCTGCTGGACAAGGCCGACGGCTGGTACGCCCGCCGCACGGGGACGTCGTCGCCGTTCGGCCGGCAGGTGGACTCCTTCATCGACATCTTCGCCTACCTGGTGCCGGCGGTGCTGCTCTATCACTTCGTCCTCGCGCCGCACGTGCTCGCCAGCCTCGTCGTCGGCTTCCTCGTGCTCGCCTTCGGCGGCCTGCGACTGGTCCGGCACAACGAGGAAGGGTTCGGCTCCGACGGCGGCGCCAGTTACTACCACGGGACCACCGTCGTCCACACGAACCTCCTCGTGGTCGCGAACTACTTCGTCGCCGCCCTCGTCTCCCCGTGGAACGGCTGGATCGCGGGACTGCTCGTCGCCGCCGCCTGCCCGCTGATGGTCTCGGACTACAAGGCCTACAAGACCGACGGCACCCACGTGCTGGCCGGCCTCGCCGCGGTCGCGGCCGTCGGACTGGCGCTGGGCCTCGAGTTCGGCTACCTATGA
- a CDS encoding GNAT family N-acetyltransferase, whose translation MPRLWRLTRNRYGRAVYDALARRGITATEMIEYVADLEDAPAADGGSRRSAYAVETCDPSTVAPLEAPVEELQSDELVVAALEDGRPRGYLFCSVDATHEIHPLERELHFEGAYIRRVFVDPDHRNRGIATALVGETCRLARERGAERATALVALDNGPSRALFERRGFDPRRRRRYVRVGPLSHRSVRPS comes from the coding sequence ATGCCACGGCTGTGGCGGCTGACACGGAATCGGTACGGTCGCGCCGTCTACGACGCGCTCGCACGGCGCGGAATCACGGCGACGGAGATGATCGAGTACGTCGCCGACCTCGAGGACGCGCCGGCCGCCGACGGCGGGAGCCGGCGCAGTGCGTACGCGGTCGAGACCTGCGACCCATCGACCGTCGCACCGCTGGAGGCTCCGGTCGAGGAACTCCAGTCCGACGAACTCGTCGTCGCCGCGCTCGAGGACGGCCGTCCCCGCGGCTACCTGTTTTGCTCCGTCGACGCGACCCACGAGATCCATCCTCTCGAGCGGGAACTGCACTTCGAGGGGGCGTACATCAGGCGCGTCTTCGTCGATCCGGACCACCGCAACCGCGGCATCGCGACGGCGCTGGTCGGCGAGACCTGCCGGCTGGCCCGGGAACGGGGTGCGGAGCGCGCGACGGCGCTGGTCGCGCTCGACAACGGCCCCTCGCGAGCCCTGTTCGAGCGCCGCGGCTTCGATCCGCGGCGGCGCCGCCGCTACGTCAGGGTCGGGCCCCTCTCCCATCGGTCGGTGCGCCCGTCCTGA
- a CDS encoding WD40/YVTN/BNR-like repeat-containing protein, which yields MPRQTRRDVLRLATVSTTAGVLGLGSTAAAQSDDSEWERVDSPTGKALNDAVDTAAGPFAAGADGNVIARREDGWQTVVAYGPQARSRRLTGIDATDDGRAVWFVGGSGVIGEYDVETQTLTNYSAPKGKTSTWEDCAVRGTAGENERVYFVNGSGELLVGVRQDSGAMQYEEVIKPGGGSTIPGIDFHAREAGHVCTTSQFVGETADGGETWEQIGIDFAGGAFFDLASRDRRDVNVAAGSGIVYRYDGFRWTPHVVDDRRRAIRAVDRDGTDGLAAGDGGTVYERRSAGQWRRHETGVESKLDGVATGSSYDVAVGDDGTILERRAVGSETGGDDGTDGNETETNATANESDSAALDAATVSLDAVEPLSVENYVEGVWTTPDR from the coding sequence ATGCCCCGACAGACCAGACGCGATGTGCTTCGGCTCGCGACCGTATCGACGACCGCCGGCGTCCTCGGGCTCGGTTCGACGGCCGCCGCGCAATCGGACGACAGCGAGTGGGAACGGGTCGACTCGCCGACCGGAAAGGCGTTGAACGACGCCGTCGATACCGCGGCGGGACCGTTCGCGGCCGGCGCCGACGGAAACGTCATCGCTCGTCGCGAGGACGGCTGGCAGACGGTCGTGGCGTACGGCCCGCAGGCCCGGAGCCGTCGTTTGACCGGAATCGACGCCACCGACGACGGCCGAGCGGTCTGGTTCGTCGGCGGCAGCGGCGTCATCGGCGAGTACGACGTCGAGACGCAGACGTTGACCAACTACTCCGCGCCGAAGGGGAAGACCAGCACCTGGGAGGACTGCGCCGTGCGGGGGACCGCCGGCGAGAACGAGCGGGTATACTTCGTCAACGGCTCCGGCGAACTCCTCGTCGGCGTCCGACAGGACAGCGGCGCGATGCAGTACGAGGAGGTGATCAAACCCGGCGGCGGCTCGACGATTCCGGGGATCGACTTCCACGCCCGGGAGGCGGGCCACGTCTGTACCACGAGCCAGTTCGTCGGGGAGACTGCCGACGGCGGCGAGACGTGGGAGCAGATCGGCATCGACTTCGCGGGCGGCGCGTTCTTCGATTTGGCGAGTCGGGACCGGCGCGACGTGAACGTCGCCGCCGGCTCCGGGATCGTGTATCGCTACGACGGCTTCCGCTGGACGCCCCACGTCGTCGACGACAGGCGACGGGCGATCCGGGCCGTCGATCGCGACGGAACCGACGGACTCGCGGCCGGCGACGGCGGGACGGTCTACGAGCGCCGGTCCGCCGGCCAGTGGCGCCGGCACGAAACGGGCGTCGAATCGAAACTCGACGGCGTCGCGACGGGGTCGTCGTACGACGTCGCGGTCGGCGACGACGGGACGATCCTCGAGCGACGGGCCGTCGGATCGGAGACCGGTGGAGACGACGGGACCGACGGCAACGAGACCGAGACGAACGCGACGGCAAACGAGAGCGACTCGGCGGCGCTCGACGCTGCGACCGTCTCGCTCGACGCCGTCGAGCCGCTTTCGGTCGAGAACTACGTCGAGGGAGTCTGGACGACACCGGACCGGTAG
- a CDS encoding ABC transporter ATP-binding protein, translating to MNPADVPAIETDGLTKRYGETTAVSDLTMDVDRGTVYGFLGPNGAGKTTTMRMLTTLTRPTSGTARVAGQPITDRNAVTPHIGYLPEEPPIYDELTGREQLEYAAGLRDLPEAESSERIESMLERFDLREDAGRRIEGYSKGMRQKVGVIQAVLHQPAVAFLDEPTSGLDPRAARTMRETIADLADQEMTIFLSTHILPVVDELADEIGVLHEGKLVAQGDPEELKSRAETGEARSLEEAFLEVTQETPEAEERSAEPSIE from the coding sequence ATGAACCCCGCTGACGTTCCCGCGATCGAGACCGACGGGTTAACCAAACGATACGGGGAGACGACCGCCGTCTCCGACCTGACGATGGACGTCGACCGCGGGACGGTCTACGGCTTCCTCGGCCCGAACGGGGCCGGGAAGACGACGACGATGCGGATGTTGACGACGCTCACCAGACCGACGTCGGGGACGGCCCGCGTCGCCGGCCAGCCGATCACCGATCGCAACGCCGTTACGCCCCACATCGGCTACCTCCCCGAGGAGCCGCCGATCTACGACGAACTCACCGGCCGCGAGCAACTCGAGTACGCCGCCGGACTCCGCGATCTGCCGGAAGCCGAGTCGTCCGAACGGATCGAATCGATGCTCGAGCGGTTCGACCTGCGCGAGGACGCCGGTCGGCGGATCGAGGGCTACTCGAAGGGGATGCGCCAGAAGGTCGGCGTCATTCAGGCCGTGTTGCACCAACCGGCCGTCGCCTTCCTCGACGAACCGACCAGCGGACTCGATCCCCGCGCGGCCCGGACGATGCGGGAGACGATCGCCGATCTGGCCGACCAGGAGATGACGATCTTCCTCTCGACGCACATCCTCCCCGTCGTCGACGAACTGGCCGACGAGATCGGCGTCCTCCACGAGGGCAAACTGGTCGCACAGGGCGATCCCGAAGAGCTGAAATCCCGCGCGGAGACCGGCGAGGCCCGGAGTCTCGAGGAGGCGTTCCTCGAGGTGACCCAGGAGACGCCCGAGGCCGAGGAGCGGTCGGCGGAGCCGTCGATCGAGTAG
- a CDS encoding DUF5518 domain-containing protein: MRPLRALHALRDGVTDDSLRVAILVGLATVPFTVALSWDPIADDLVAGGSVSGAPLLLAGLLVGYYYSDRETESRRAGIWTGLAASIAAVLVVVANTVATIVSEPSQWAVVAVIGTPFVLALGVGVVVLFSMVAAQFADWVTTRLRRAHRAPDVSDDGGSTVPDPKWRTILAAYVLVAPPVVGSVLLEIPAGGAGFVFSVLGLLVLVPLSVVALGALFADATAPRSSKTDCVPNALAYVGAPIGTYALVYAVAALRGSGHPDGYAIYAFIGVLWIAAVVYLFNRHRYFDAGGSAVRQLG; this comes from the coding sequence ATGCGCCCACTCCGCGCCCTCCACGCTCTCCGCGACGGCGTGACCGACGACTCGCTGCGGGTCGCGATTCTCGTCGGCCTCGCGACGGTCCCGTTCACCGTCGCCCTCTCTTGGGATCCGATTGCGGACGATCTCGTCGCCGGCGGCTCCGTTTCGGGTGCGCCGCTCTTGCTGGCCGGATTGCTCGTCGGCTACTACTACAGCGATCGGGAAACGGAGAGTCGTCGCGCAGGTATCTGGACCGGTCTCGCCGCCTCGATCGCGGCGGTACTGGTCGTCGTCGCTAACACGGTCGCGACGATCGTCTCCGAACCGTCGCAATGGGCTGTCGTCGCCGTGATCGGGACGCCGTTCGTCCTCGCTCTCGGCGTCGGAGTGGTCGTTCTGTTCTCGATGGTCGCCGCGCAGTTTGCCGACTGGGTGACGACGAGACTCCGGCGAGCGCACCGAGCCCCGGACGTATCGGACGACGGCGGGTCGACCGTCCCCGATCCGAAGTGGCGGACGATCCTCGCTGCGTACGTTCTCGTCGCACCGCCCGTGGTGGGCTCCGTGCTCCTCGAGATTCCCGCCGGCGGTGCCGGATTCGTCTTCTCGGTGCTCGGGCTCCTGGTTCTGGTTCCCCTGTCGGTAGTCGCCCTCGGTGCGCTTTTCGCCGATGCGACCGCCCCCCGGAGTTCGAAAACGGACTGTGTGCCGAACGCGCTGGCGTACGTCGGCGCCCCGATCGGGACGTACGCGCTCGTCTACGCGGTGGCGGCGCTCCGCGGATCGGGTCATCCGGACGGCTACGCCATCTACGCGTTCATCGGCGTTCTCTGGATCGCGGCCGTCGTCTACCTCTTCAATCGACATCGGTACTTCGACGCCGGTGGCTCGGCGGTCCGCCAACTGGGATGA
- a CDS encoding cupin domain-containing protein, producing the protein MPATDFETERTYDEERFSTAPAFRSDRMKVVLGYFGPGQFIPVHAPGSDVAICVRSGRGIVREGDAEHDVEPGDVVVVPADVDRGVRAADEGRLEALLVTAPPPTDEEHEPVREGLQRGIFDP; encoded by the coding sequence ATGCCAGCAACGGACTTCGAAACCGAACGGACGTACGACGAGGAGCGATTCAGCACCGCGCCGGCCTTCCGGAGCGATCGGATGAAGGTCGTCCTCGGCTACTTCGGGCCGGGGCAGTTCATTCCGGTCCACGCGCCGGGTAGCGACGTGGCGATCTGCGTCCGGTCCGGACGCGGAATCGTCCGCGAGGGCGACGCCGAACACGACGTCGAACCGGGCGACGTCGTCGTCGTTCCGGCCGACGTCGACCGCGGCGTGCGCGCCGCCGACGAGGGCCGACTCGAGGCGCTGTTAGTTACGGCGCCGCCGCCGACGGACGAGGAACACGAGCCCGTTCGCGAGGGGCTTCAACGGGGCATCTTCGACCCCTAA
- a CDS encoding endonuclease/exonuclease/phosphatase family protein yields MTDSADSPTFRRRTALKAGATGLGGALLGAAGASKSVRAASESYRFLWVNAWLADGLEGVAGLPFTVAAKPQYQERASELGRRLGEEGYDVVGLCEVFNDEQETVEAEYADGAGTGTAIPGPEPDGGEKGAGLLDLVAGVTVTDHATLEYDAEPSDHLTYVDAHVGKGANYVELDLGPGKVDLFTTHLVSGSLLPWTDGGDEDIPALRSRQLEELGAFVAERASPENVTLVAGDFNIAPDGAAADALESFASTAGLYDAWLDHGRGPGGTNDDAIVDGCAFDPSGAPPAYCPADDAGERIDYVFLEEPTADHELDLRVDALERRVFWRELAPPDQFYADDNGEVPNYLADHVGLDLSLTATDA; encoded by the coding sequence ATGACTGACAGCGCGGACTCTCCGACGTTTCGACGGCGAACGGCACTGAAAGCCGGCGCGACCGGTCTCGGCGGCGCACTTCTCGGCGCGGCGGGCGCTTCGAAGTCCGTCCGGGCGGCCTCCGAGTCCTACCGGTTCCTCTGGGTGAACGCGTGGCTCGCCGACGGCTTGGAGGGCGTCGCGGGCCTTCCCTTTACCGTCGCGGCGAAACCGCAGTACCAGGAGCGGGCGAGCGAACTCGGCAGACGACTCGGCGAGGAGGGCTACGACGTCGTCGGCCTCTGCGAAGTGTTCAACGACGAACAGGAGACGGTCGAAGCCGAGTACGCCGACGGCGCCGGAACCGGGACGGCGATCCCGGGCCCCGAACCGGACGGCGGCGAGAAGGGTGCGGGACTGCTGGATCTGGTCGCGGGCGTCACCGTGACCGACCACGCGACGCTCGAGTACGACGCCGAACCGAGCGACCATCTGACCTACGTCGACGCCCACGTCGGGAAGGGGGCGAACTACGTCGAACTCGACCTCGGCCCCGGGAAGGTCGACCTGTTTACGACGCACCTGGTGTCCGGTTCGCTCCTGCCGTGGACCGACGGCGGCGACGAGGACATCCCGGCGCTCCGAAGCCGGCAACTCGAGGAACTGGGCGCGTTCGTCGCCGAGCGGGCCAGCCCGGAGAACGTGACCCTCGTCGCGGGCGATTTCAACATCGCACCGGACGGCGCGGCGGCCGACGCCCTCGAGTCGTTCGCGTCGACCGCCGGGCTATACGACGCGTGGCTCGACCACGGGCGCGGACCGGGCGGCACGAACGACGACGCGATCGTCGACGGCTGCGCCTTCGATCCGAGCGGCGCGCCGCCGGCGTACTGTCCCGCCGACGACGCGGGCGAGCGAATCGACTACGTCTTCCTCGAGGAGCCGACGGCCGACCACGAGCTGGACCTGCGCGTCGACGCGCTCGAGCGCCGCGTGTTCTGGCGGGAACTCGCGCCGCCGGACCAGTTTTACGCGGACGATAACGGCGAGGTGCCGAACTACCTGGCCGATCACGTCGGACTCGACCTGTCGCTGACGGCGACCGACGCGTGA
- the folP gene encoding dihydropteroate synthase, whose product MEYYEAADFLFDLRRFRPKPGTESTARLLAHLGDPHDGVAFVQIAGSNGKGSTARMVERSLREAGLSVGLYTSPHLEDLRERIRVDGRKIPRSAVGEFVEATREYITDRGADGESPTFFETMTAMAVWQFGREDVDVAVLEVGIGGKYDATSVVDPVASAVTSVTLEHTGILGDTVGEIARDKAHVAPADAPLVTGTTGDALEGVREVAGDVITVGAADADRDDEPDVRVEYGGRVNHTEAAVTVERGDWTLETRLSLLGAHQAENAGIAAVLARQVADVSDDDLARGLRSAHWPGRFEVMETEPLVVLDGAHNPGACATLAATLGTYDYDDLHLVFGAMHDKNHREMAATLPTPDAVVATEPPLDRAEDRDVLASVFEDAGVTDVRTSTAVQDALETALREADAGDCVLVTGSLFAVAEARSRWTNAGVPKRIRDREDARETLATANVPAAGDTTLQGDAVHRVVSLSLGYRRATAVERELLRLGGECALSGLQRDEESVEAVLMGTVSQFERLVERLESDSGPAGSDADATAHGLLEVARELRESLGIDPAADSSVGPSGTEAEGSTTGADGADAADAGYPWADRTAVMGILNVTPDSFHDGGEYDALEAAVARAEAMIEAGADVIDVGGESTRPGADPVPIEEEIDRVVPVVEEIADLDALVSIDTRKAAVAEAALEAGADIINDVSGLEDPEMRFVVADHDAMVVLMHSIDAPVVPGREIEYDDVVEDVIDRLSERILLAEKAGIDREDIIVDPGIGFGKSAGEEFELLGRTDEFRALGCPILIGHSHKSMYGRVGREAGERGPATVAATAIAADRGADIVRVHDVPENVAAVRTALAARDPNRFDWSG is encoded by the coding sequence ATGGAGTATTACGAGGCGGCGGATTTCTTATTCGATCTGCGGCGGTTCCGCCCCAAACCCGGGACGGAGTCGACGGCGCGGCTGCTCGCCCACCTCGGCGACCCCCACGACGGGGTCGCGTTCGTGCAGATCGCCGGCTCCAACGGCAAGGGGAGCACGGCGCGGATGGTCGAGCGAAGCCTCCGGGAAGCCGGGCTCTCGGTCGGCCTCTACACCTCGCCCCACCTCGAGGACTTACGCGAGCGGATCCGCGTCGACGGCCGGAAGATCCCTCGCTCGGCGGTCGGCGAGTTCGTCGAGGCGACCCGCGAGTACATCACCGACCGGGGCGCCGACGGCGAGTCGCCGACGTTCTTCGAGACGATGACCGCCATGGCCGTCTGGCAGTTCGGCCGCGAGGACGTCGACGTCGCCGTCCTCGAGGTCGGCATCGGCGGTAAGTACGACGCCACGAGCGTCGTCGACCCCGTCGCGAGCGCGGTCACGAGCGTCACGTTAGAGCACACGGGCATCCTCGGCGACACGGTCGGCGAGATCGCCCGCGACAAGGCCCACGTCGCGCCCGCCGACGCGCCGCTGGTGACCGGGACCACCGGCGACGCCCTCGAGGGGGTCCGCGAGGTCGCGGGCGACGTGATCACCGTCGGGGCCGCGGACGCCGACCGCGACGACGAACCCGACGTCCGCGTCGAGTACGGCGGCCGCGTGAACCACACCGAAGCCGCCGTCACCGTCGAACGCGGCGACTGGACCCTCGAGACGCGGCTCTCGCTGCTGGGGGCCCACCAGGCCGAAAACGCGGGGATCGCCGCCGTCCTGGCCCGGCAGGTCGCCGACGTCTCGGACGACGACCTCGCGCGCGGGCTGCGAAGCGCCCACTGGCCCGGCCGGTTCGAGGTGATGGAGACCGAGCCGCTGGTCGTCTTAGACGGCGCGCACAACCCCGGCGCCTGCGCGACGCTCGCGGCGACGCTCGGCACCTACGACTACGACGACCTCCACCTCGTCTTCGGGGCGATGCACGACAAGAACCACCGCGAGATGGCCGCGACGCTGCCGACGCCCGACGCGGTCGTCGCGACCGAGCCGCCCCTCGACCGCGCCGAGGACCGCGACGTCCTCGCGAGCGTGTTCGAAGACGCCGGCGTCACCGACGTCCGAACGTCGACCGCCGTCCAGGACGCCCTCGAGACCGCCCTCCGCGAGGCCGACGCCGGCGACTGCGTGCTCGTGACGGGCTCGCTGTTCGCCGTCGCCGAGGCCCGCTCGCGCTGGACGAACGCCGGCGTACCGAAGCGGATTCGCGACCGCGAGGACGCCCGTGAAACGCTCGCGACGGCGAACGTTCCCGCCGCGGGCGATACGACGCTGCAGGGCGACGCCGTCCACCGCGTCGTCTCGCTCTCGCTCGGCTATCGACGGGCCACGGCCGTCGAACGGGAGCTGCTGCGACTCGGCGGCGAGTGCGCCCTCTCGGGGCTCCAGCGCGACGAGGAGTCGGTCGAGGCCGTCCTGATGGGCACCGTCTCCCAGTTCGAACGCCTCGTCGAGCGCCTCGAGTCCGACTCCGGACCGGCGGGCTCGGACGCCGACGCGACCGCCCACGGCTTGCTCGAGGTCGCCCGGGAGCTTCGGGAGAGCCTCGGTATCGATCCGGCGGCGGACTCGAGTGTCGGCCCCTCTGGAACGGAGGCGGAGGGATCGACCACCGGCGCCGACGGCGCCGACGCCGCCGACGCGGGCTATCCCTGGGCCGACCGCACCGCCGTCATGGGCATCCTGAACGTCACGCCGGACAGCTTCCACGACGGCGGCGAGTACGACGCCCTCGAGGCCGCCGTCGCCCGCGCCGAGGCGATGATCGAGGCCGGCGCCGACGTGATCGACGTCGGCGGCGAGTCGACCCGGCCCGGCGCCGACCCGGTTCCGATCGAGGAGGAGATCGACCGCGTCGTGCCCGTCGTCGAGGAGATCGCCGACCTCGACGCCCTCGTCTCGATCGACACTCGAAAAGCCGCCGTCGCCGAGGCCGCCCTCGAGGCCGGCGCCGACATCATCAACGACGTCTCGGGGCTCGAGGATCCCGAGATGCGCTTCGTCGTCGCCGATCACGACGCGATGGTAGTGCTGATGCACAGCATCGACGCACCGGTCGTGCCGGGCCGCGAGATCGAGTACGACGACGTCGTCGAGGACGTGATCGACCGCCTCTCCGAGCGGATTCTGCTCGCGGAGAAGGCCGGCATCGACCGCGAAGATATCATCGTCGATCCGGGGATCGGCTTCGGCAAGTCAGCCGGCGAGGAGTTCGAACTCCTCGGTCGCACCGACGAGTTCCGCGCGCTCGGCTGTCCGATTCTGATCGGCCACTCCCACAAATCGATGTACGGCCGCGTCGGCCGCGAGGCCGGCGAGCGCGGCCCGGCGACCGTGGCCGCGACCGCGATCGCGGCCGATCGCGGCGCCGATATTGTCCGGGTCCACGACGTCCCCGAGAACGTCGCCGCGGTCCGGACGGCGCTCGCGGCCCGGGATCCGAACCGCTTCGACTGGAGCGGCTGA
- a CDS encoding aldo/keto reductase has translation MQYQELGDSGVEVSEVGFGAWVVGTDWWGDRSEDDALEMIRYAVEQGITYFDTGDVYGHGRSEELVGEALAEFRDEVTIATKVGYDFYNNPQAGHGELPKEMDPEYLRDAVEQSLDRLGVDSVDVLQLHNADVDEITPDVLELLDELEEEGLIDATGLALGPSIGWLAEGDLAIEEEFDSVQLVWNVLEQEVGNHFLETIEETGSSTSLIPRVPHSSGILNEQVTPDTELGEGDHRGFRPDEWYETGWEKLEKLRFLERDGERTMGQASIAWLLSHDPVATVTPTFRTKGDIDEWAAASDVPKLSAEELARVEELYENDFDIDRDDGMDSLRSSVDGADIESAGLDKLAAD, from the coding sequence ATGCAATACCAGGAACTCGGCGACTCCGGCGTCGAGGTCAGCGAAGTCGGCTTCGGCGCGTGGGTCGTCGGCACCGACTGGTGGGGCGACCGCTCCGAAGACGACGCCCTCGAGATGATCCGGTACGCCGTCGAGCAGGGAATCACCTACTTCGACACCGGCGACGTCTACGGCCACGGTCGCAGCGAGGAACTGGTCGGCGAGGCCCTCGCGGAGTTCCGGGACGAGGTGACGATCGCCACCAAGGTCGGCTACGACTTCTACAACAACCCCCAGGCCGGCCACGGCGAACTGCCCAAGGAGATGGACCCCGAGTACCTCCGGGACGCCGTCGAGCAGAGCCTCGATCGCCTCGGCGTCGACTCCGTCGACGTCCTGCAACTGCACAACGCCGACGTCGACGAGATCACGCCCGACGTGCTCGAACTCCTCGACGAACTCGAGGAGGAGGGGCTGATCGACGCGACCGGCCTCGCGCTTGGCCCCTCGATCGGCTGGCTCGCGGAGGGCGACCTCGCCATCGAGGAGGAGTTCGACTCCGTCCAGTTAGTCTGGAACGTGCTCGAGCAGGAGGTCGGCAACCACTTCCTCGAGACGATCGAAGAGACGGGCTCGTCGACGAGCCTGATCCCCCGCGTCCCCCACTCCTCGGGGATCTTGAACGAGCAGGTCACGCCCGACACCGAACTCGGCGAGGGCGACCACCGCGGCTTCCGCCCCGACGAGTGGTACGAGACCGGCTGGGAGAAACTCGAGAAGCTCCGGTTCCTCGAGCGGGACGGCGAGCGGACGATGGGCCAGGCGTCGATCGCGTGGCTGCTCTCCCACGATCCCGTCGCGACCGTGACCCCGACGTTCCGCACGAAAGGCGACATCGACGAGTGGGCCGCCGCCAGCGACGTGCCGAAGCTCTCCGCGGAGGAGCTGGCCCGCGTCGAGGAGTTGTACGAGAACGACTTCGACATCGACCGCGACGACGGCATGGACTCGCTTCGCTCCTCCGTCGACGGCGCGGACATCGAGTCGGCCGGCCTCGACAAGCTGGCAGCTGACTGA